Part of the Candidatus Campbellbacteria bacterium genome is shown below.
GCTCATGCTTCCATCGGGAACAATCAAGACCGTTGAGGCGCCCCTTCCTCCTGATTTTGTTCGTGCAGAAAAAATTCTCAAAAAAGAGGGTAAATAGAATCTCCCATGACTCTAGTGGTTTTTTACTATGTTTGCACAATACCAAACATCGCAAATTCTATAATTCTATAGAATAAGAGTTTTTGATGACTAATCACCAAGCAATAACACGGGTACTTCATTCTTGCCGTTTTTTTAGAGTCGTGCTAGAGTATGGTTTCTTTACGAAATATGGCACAAAAAACAACCAAAATATCACCAATAAATATGGACGAACGAAAAGCCCTTCCTCTACGAGCAGGTGATACAGTTCGTGTCTGGGTAAAAGTTGAAGAAAAGGGAAAAACACGCCTCCAGGCGTTTGAAGGTACGATTCTTGCTCGAAAGGGAGGTACAACGGCGGGAGCAACATTCACCGTACGACGTGTGTCTGGTGGCTATGGTGTTGAGAAAATCTTCCCTCTCTATTCTCCTGCAATCGATAAAATTGAAATCACTCGCCGTGTGAAGACACGCCGTGCGAAGTTGTACGATATTCGTGACAAGGCGGCGCGTGAAATTCGCCGACAAATGCGCAAGATGCACACCGTCAACATTTCAACAGGCACTGCAAAAGATGAAGTAGTAGACGAAGTGGTGGCAGAGGTAGCCGTAGAAGATACAAAATAAAAAAAGAAACAGCCCCGACGTAACGTCGGGGCTGTTTTTCGTTCTGTGCGCAGGAGAGGATTTGAACCTCCAAGCCCTTGCGGGCGCTACCACCTCAAGGTAGTGCGTCTACCAATTTCGCCACCTGCGCGGTGAGGGCAGTATAAACTAAAGTTGAAAAACAGGGAAGAGAACACAGATTTTGGTTCGGTGCTATTCTACATATATGCGAGAGACATTTCATAGAGTAAAAGATTACTTAGAGCGACACGAACGTCCACTGTCGGCGGTCGCGCTTGTGTTTGGTTTTGTGATGGATTCACTCACACTGAGTCGTATTGATCTTCTCTCAAACCAACTCGTTCTTTTTATATATCTCTGTATTGTTGGTTTTTGTATTATTATTCTTGCGTTGCAAGAAACACGAATTGCTGGCCACCCCGTTCTTTTGTGGGCAGTAACAATAGCACCACTCATCATGCAGATTGTGTTCGGTGGTTTATTCAGTGCGCTTGTTGTTTTTTATTCTCGAAGTGCATCTTTTTCGGCAAGTTGGCCATTCATTTTGTTTCTTATTGGAATGCTTATCGGTAATGAAACATTTCGTGCGCGATATGAGCGAATGGTGTTTCGTGTGAGTATTTTTTTCATTGCACTCCTTTCATTCAGTGTTCTGATTGTTCCTGTGGTTCTTCACTCAATTGGAGTTCTTCCATTTCTACTTAGTGTGTCTGTCAGTATTATTCTTGTGTACTGTTTTATTTTACTGCTCACTTTTTTTTCTCGAGAGCATGTATACGAAGTTCGACACGTGCTCATGCAGAGTATTGGCATCATTACCATTGTGTACATGATTGCCTATATCACCAATATTATTCCTCCTGTGCCACTGGCACTTAAAGATTTTGCCGTAGCACACAGCGTTGTACGTGTTGACGATGGATACCGACTTTCAGTTGAGCCACATTCACTTTCTGATTACTTCCAATTGTCTGAAATCTACCACAGAACACCTGGTGAGCCGGTGTATATATGGACATCGGTGTTTGCACCAACGAAGCTTTCCACGGCAATCGTTCATAACTGGCAGTATAAAGAAGGAAATTCGTGGAAGACGGCAAGCAGAATTTCATTTCCAATTACCGGAGGCAGTGATGGGGGATACCGAGGATATTCTATGAAAGAAAATCTGGGAGCGGGTGCGTGGCGCGTGTCTGTGGAAACATCTCGTGGTCAAGTCATTGGACGTGTACGTTTTGATATTGTTGATGTTGGTGCAACGCAACCCCAACAACTTATTGAGAAATAATTTTTTTTGTCGCTTTACTGA
Proteins encoded:
- the rplS gene encoding 50S ribosomal protein L19, whose protein sequence is MDERKALPLRAGDTVRVWVKVEEKGKTRLQAFEGTILARKGGTTAGATFTVRRVSGGYGVEKIFPLYSPAIDKIEITRRVKTRRAKLYDIRDKAAREIRRQMRKMHTVNISTGTAKDEVVDEVVAEVAVEDTK
- a CDS encoding DUF2914 domain-containing protein, which encodes MRETFHRVKDYLERHERPLSAVALVFGFVMDSLTLSRIDLLSNQLVLFIYLCIVGFCIIILALQETRIAGHPVLLWAVTIAPLIMQIVFGGLFSALVVFYSRSASFSASWPFILFLIGMLIGNETFRARYERMVFRVSIFFIALLSFSVLIVPVVLHSIGVLPFLLSVSVSIILVYCFILLLTFFSREHVYEVRHVLMQSIGIITIVYMIAYITNIIPPVPLALKDFAVAHSVVRVDDGYRLSVEPHSLSDYFQLSEIYHRTPGEPVYIWTSVFAPTKLSTAIVHNWQYKEGNSWKTASRISFPITGGSDGGYRGYSMKENLGAGAWRVSVETSRGQVIGRVRFDIVDVGATQPQQLIEK